The following are encoded together in the Xiphophorus hellerii strain 12219 chromosome 3, Xiphophorus_hellerii-4.1, whole genome shotgun sequence genome:
- the tppp gene encoding tubulin polymerization-promoting protein isoform X1 produces MGAAESTRRNQKSSNTSISQDSNSYSTMGDQKDNIDDFKVQTAKHPNMSAVPLRPHSEHSKDRTSKRLSTESNGTSDGGMGSSTPVEITALEESFRRFAIHGDTRATGKELHGKNWSKLCKDCGVIDGKNITLTDVDIVFSKVKKKSCRTITFEEFKVALGELARKKYKEKTGEDAEAEVFKLIEGKAPVIAGVTRAVASPTVSRLTDTTKFTGSHKERFDETGRGKGKAGRVDLVDTSGYVSGYKHRGTYEKKVNKPTEGRPM; encoded by the exons ATGGGGGCAGCAGAAAG cacaaGAAGAAACCAAAAATCATCTAATACAAGCATTTCACAGGACTCAAATTCCTATTCAACCATGGGAGACCAGAA AGACAACATAGACGACTTTAAAGTCCAGACAGCTAAGCACCCCAACATGAGCGCAGTCCCTCTACGGCCACACAGTGAACACTCTAAAGACCGAACATCCAAAAGGCTTTCGACGGAGTCTAATGGGACCAGTGATGGAGGCATGGGCTCGTCCACACCGGTGGAGATCACAGCTTTGGAAGAGTCCTTTCGACGCTTTGCCATCCATGGTGACACTCGTGCTACCGGCAAGGAGTTGCACGGCAAGAACTGGTCCAAACTCTGTAAAGACTGCGGTGTGATCGATGGGAAAAACATCACCCTCACTGATGTTGACATTGTTTTCAGCAAAGTCAA gaagaaatcCTGCCGAACCATCACGTTTGAGGAATTCAAAGTGGCACTTGGAGAGCTGGCTCGgaagaaatacaaagaaaagaCCGGAGAAGATGCTGAGGCCGAGGTCTTCAAGCTGATTGAGGGGAAGGCGCCGGTCATCGCAGGAGTCACG AGAGCTGTGGCCTCGCCCACGGTGAGCCGCCTCACAGACACCACCAAGTTCACGGGGTCGCACAAGGAGCGTTTCGATGAGACCGGCCGAGGGAAGGGGAAGGCCGGTCGGGTGGACCTCGTCGACACATCGGGATACGTATCGGGATACAAACATCGAGGGACGTATGAAAAGAAAGTGAACAAACCCACTGAGGGCCGACCCATGTGA
- the tppp gene encoding tubulin polymerization-promoting protein isoform X2 produces the protein MGDQKDNIDDFKVQTAKHPNMSAVPLRPHSEHSKDRTSKRLSTESNGTSDGGMGSSTPVEITALEESFRRFAIHGDTRATGKELHGKNWSKLCKDCGVIDGKNITLTDVDIVFSKVKKKSCRTITFEEFKVALGELARKKYKEKTGEDAEAEVFKLIEGKAPVIAGVTRAVASPTVSRLTDTTKFTGSHKERFDETGRGKGKAGRVDLVDTSGYVSGYKHRGTYEKKVNKPTEGRPM, from the exons ATGGGAGACCAGAA AGACAACATAGACGACTTTAAAGTCCAGACAGCTAAGCACCCCAACATGAGCGCAGTCCCTCTACGGCCACACAGTGAACACTCTAAAGACCGAACATCCAAAAGGCTTTCGACGGAGTCTAATGGGACCAGTGATGGAGGCATGGGCTCGTCCACACCGGTGGAGATCACAGCTTTGGAAGAGTCCTTTCGACGCTTTGCCATCCATGGTGACACTCGTGCTACCGGCAAGGAGTTGCACGGCAAGAACTGGTCCAAACTCTGTAAAGACTGCGGTGTGATCGATGGGAAAAACATCACCCTCACTGATGTTGACATTGTTTTCAGCAAAGTCAA gaagaaatcCTGCCGAACCATCACGTTTGAGGAATTCAAAGTGGCACTTGGAGAGCTGGCTCGgaagaaatacaaagaaaagaCCGGAGAAGATGCTGAGGCCGAGGTCTTCAAGCTGATTGAGGGGAAGGCGCCGGTCATCGCAGGAGTCACG AGAGCTGTGGCCTCGCCCACGGTGAGCCGCCTCACAGACACCACCAAGTTCACGGGGTCGCACAAGGAGCGTTTCGATGAGACCGGCCGAGGGAAGGGGAAGGCCGGTCGGGTGGACCTCGTCGACACATCGGGATACGTATCGGGATACAAACATCGAGGGACGTATGAAAAGAAAGTGAACAAACCCACTGAGGGCCGACCCATGTGA